A single Halococcus hamelinensis 100A6 DNA region contains:
- a CDS encoding amidohydrolase family protein, translating into MEIEGTILAGRDFEPIEGRVVVEDGRIEAVEETTTDSSRIVFPAFVNAHTHIGDSIAKEAGGGLSLDELVAPPDGLKHRLLRAASREELVAGMERTIDFMVESGTGTFCEFREGGVEGVRAIEDALADSPVDATVLGRETVEAMAAADGFGASGARDADFEDERAATREADKLFGIHAGERDAADIEPALALDPDFLVHMVYAESHHLDRLAAEGIPVAVCPRSNLVTDVGFPPIERLADRTTVALGTDNAMLDSPSMFREMEFTAKLTDCRARDVLRMATANGAEMLGLDAGLVEPGREARLCVLDGDSNNLAGVQNPVRGVVRRAGVADIERVVLPERTTGND; encoded by the coding sequence ATGGAGATCGAGGGCACGATACTCGCGGGTCGCGACTTCGAGCCGATCGAAGGGCGCGTCGTTGTCGAGGACGGCCGGATCGAGGCGGTCGAGGAGACGACGACGGACTCCTCGCGGATCGTCTTCCCGGCGTTCGTCAACGCCCACACCCACATCGGCGACTCTATCGCGAAGGAGGCCGGCGGCGGGCTGAGCCTCGACGAGTTAGTCGCGCCGCCGGATGGCCTGAAACACCGCCTCCTTCGAGCCGCGAGCCGCGAGGAGCTCGTCGCGGGGATGGAACGCACCATCGACTTCATGGTCGAGTCGGGAACCGGCACGTTCTGTGAGTTCCGCGAGGGCGGCGTCGAGGGGGTCCGAGCCATCGAGGACGCGCTCGCGGACTCGCCCGTCGACGCGACGGTCCTCGGTCGTGAAACCGTCGAGGCGATGGCGGCAGCGGACGGGTTCGGCGCGAGCGGCGCGCGCGACGCCGACTTCGAGGACGAACGGGCGGCGACGCGCGAGGCGGACAAACTGTTCGGGATCCACGCCGGCGAGCGCGACGCCGCCGACATCGAGCCCGCGCTCGCGCTCGATCCCGACTTCCTCGTCCACATGGTCTACGCCGAGTCCCACCACCTCGACCGGCTCGCGGCGGAGGGGATCCCGGTCGCGGTCTGTCCCCGCTCGAACCTCGTGACGGATGTGGGATTCCCGCCCATCGAACGCCTCGCCGACCGCACGACGGTGGCGCTCGGGACCGACAACGCGATGCTGGATTCGCCCTCGATGTTCCGCGAGATGGAGTTCACCGCGAAACTCACCGACTGCCGGGCGCGCGACGTGCTCCGGATGGCGACGGCCAACGGGGCCGAGATGCTGGGACTCGATGCGGGCCTCGTCGAACCCGGACGCGAGGCGCGGCTCTGCGTGCTCGACGGCGATTCGAACAACCTCGCGGGCGTCCAGAACCCGGTCCGAGGGGTAGTTCGACGGGCGGGAGTCGCCGACATCGAGCGCGTCGTGCTGCCGGAACGAACCACCGGGAACGATTAG
- a CDS encoding universal stress protein, giving the protein MYDRILVPTDGSPEVDPVVEHATELARVHDAELHAIYVVNTAGYASLPADSAIEGLGTMLNDQGEGALDRAEEIASGVSVERVLVEGAPSKRIVEYAEREGCDLVVMGTHGRGGIDRLLLGSVAERVVRTSPVPVLTVRVERDDADDAD; this is encoded by the coding sequence ATGTACGACCGCATCCTCGTCCCGACCGACGGCTCGCCGGAAGTCGACCCCGTGGTCGAGCACGCCACCGAACTCGCGCGGGTCCACGACGCCGAGCTCCACGCGATCTACGTCGTCAACACCGCCGGCTACGCCAGCCTGCCGGCCGATTCGGCGATCGAGGGGCTGGGAACGATGCTGAACGACCAGGGCGAGGGGGCGCTCGACCGTGCCGAGGAGATCGCGAGCGGCGTATCGGTCGAACGCGTGCTGGTCGAGGGCGCACCGAGCAAGCGGATCGTCGAGTACGCCGAGCGCGAGGGCTGTGACCTCGTCGTGATGGGGACCCACGGCCGGGGCGGCATCGACCGCCTGCTGCTCGGGAGCGTCGCCGAACGCGTCGTCCGTACCTCGCCGGTGCCCGTGCTCACGGTGCGCGTCGAGCGCGACGACGCGGACGACGCCGACTGA
- a CDS encoding SDR family NAD(P)-dependent oxidoreductase — protein sequence MTTDQFSVADDVAVVTGASSGIGRAIGERFAEDGADVVVCSREQENVDPVAEGIEESGGSALAVECDVRDRDAVEALVEATVEEFGGVDCLLNNAGASFMANFEGISENGWKTIVDINLHGTYHCTQAAGEVMRENDGGRIVNFASVAGQDGAPFMSHYAAAKAGIINLTSTLGYEWASDGVRVNCIAPGFVATPGVASQMGVTADEIDRDDVDRKIGTPAEIADVAQFLASPASSYLTGETVTARGVPDIMESPE from the coding sequence ATGACGACCGACCAGTTTAGCGTCGCGGACGACGTCGCGGTCGTGACGGGCGCGTCGAGCGGTATCGGGCGAGCCATTGGCGAGCGCTTCGCCGAGGACGGGGCGGACGTCGTGGTCTGCTCGCGCGAACAGGAGAACGTCGACCCCGTGGCCGAGGGGATCGAGGAGTCCGGGGGATCCGCGCTCGCGGTCGAGTGCGACGTCCGCGACCGCGATGCCGTCGAGGCGCTGGTCGAGGCAACAGTAGAGGAGTTCGGCGGGGTCGACTGCCTGCTCAACAACGCGGGTGCGAGCTTCATGGCGAACTTCGAGGGCATCAGCGAAAACGGCTGGAAGACCATCGTCGACATCAATTTACACGGAACCTACCACTGCACACAGGCCGCCGGCGAGGTGATGCGCGAGAACGACGGCGGCAGGATCGTCAACTTCGCGAGCGTCGCGGGCCAGGACGGCGCGCCGTTCATGAGCCACTACGCCGCCGCCAAAGCGGGGATCATCAACCTCACCTCGACCCTCGGCTACGAGTGGGCGAGCGACGGGGTCCGGGTGAACTGCATCGCGCCGGGGTTCGTCGCCACGCCGGGCGTCGCGAGCCAGATGGGTGTCACGGCCGACGAGATCGATCGGGACGACGTCGACCGGAAGATCGGGACCCCAGCGGAGATCGCCGACGTCGCGCAGTTCCTCGCCAGCCCCGCCTCGTCGTATCTCACCGGCGAGACGGTCACCGCCCGCGGCGTCCCCGACATCATGGAATCGCCCGAGTGA
- a CDS encoding HD domain-containing protein, with protein sequence MKTIKDSVHGHIEVGGVARDLLDTALVQRLRRVRQLGTVDLVYPSANHTRFEHSLGVYHLADRALGHLGIEGREAERVRAAALLHDVGHSPYSHNLEALVYRHTGAEHDDVEELLAGGEVAAILEAHDLDPGRIAGLVAGEGRLGQLVSGELDIDRMDYLVRDAHHTGVPYGTIDHDRLVRELRYLDGELVLDEGNVQTAESLLVARALMNPVVYSHPVARIGKAMLRRAAERLLDAGLAADDLRRMDDADLIVALREHAATAADAARLDRRDLYKRAVWAELRDTPDDLVDADHDAIRERERTIAERAEVEADDVILDVPSRPSMTESSTRVVVSGEIRPLGRQSTLVEALDAIQRDQWRLGVYAPDDAAERVGNAAANVLGLDIDGALVSDVRPGTHTTLDEFATE encoded by the coding sequence ATGAAGACCATCAAGGACAGCGTCCACGGCCACATCGAGGTCGGGGGGGTGGCGCGCGACCTGCTCGACACCGCCCTCGTCCAGCGCCTCCGGCGTGTCCGCCAGCTCGGAACCGTCGACCTCGTCTACCCCTCGGCGAACCACACCCGTTTCGAGCACAGTCTGGGGGTGTACCACCTCGCCGACCGCGCGCTCGGCCACCTCGGTATCGAGGGCCGGGAGGCCGAACGTGTCCGGGCCGCCGCGCTGCTCCACGACGTCGGCCACAGTCCCTACAGCCACAACCTCGAAGCCCTGGTCTACCGCCACACGGGCGCAGAACACGACGACGTCGAGGAACTCCTCGCGGGCGGCGAGGTCGCCGCGATCCTCGAAGCGCACGACCTCGACCCGGGCCGGATCGCGGGGCTGGTCGCGGGCGAGGGTCGTCTCGGCCAGCTGGTCTCGGGCGAGCTCGATATCGACCGGATGGACTACCTCGTGCGCGACGCCCACCACACCGGGGTTCCCTACGGGACCATCGACCACGACCGCCTCGTGCGCGAGCTCCGGTATCTCGACGGCGAACTCGTGCTCGACGAGGGGAACGTCCAGACCGCGGAGTCGCTGCTGGTCGCGCGTGCGTTGATGAACCCAGTGGTCTACAGCCACCCGGTCGCCCGCATCGGGAAGGCGATGCTCCGACGCGCGGCCGAGCGCCTGCTCGACGCCGGGCTCGCCGCCGACGACCTCCGCCGGATGGACGACGCCGACCTCATCGTGGCGCTCAGAGAGCACGCGGCCACCGCCGCCGACGCCGCCCGCCTCGACCGGCGCGACCTCTACAAGCGCGCGGTGTGGGCCGAGCTCCGTGACACCCCCGACGACCTCGTGGACGCCGACCACGACGCCATCCGCGAGCGCGAGCGCACCATCGCCGAACGCGCCGAGGTCGAGGCCGACGACGTGATCCTCGACGTGCCCTCGCGACCCAGCATGACCGAGTCCTCCACGCGGGTGGTGGTGAGCGGCGAGATCCGGCCACTCGGTCGTCAGTCGACCCTGGTCGAGGCGCTCGACGCCATCCAGCGCGACCAGTGGCGACTCGGGGTCTACGCCCCCGACGACGCGGCCGAACGCGTCGGCAACGCCGCCGCGAACGTCCTCGGGCTCGACATCGACGGCGCGCTGGTCTCGGACGTCCGGCCCGGGACCCACACCACGCTCGACGAGTTCGCGACGGAGTAG